Proteins encoded by one window of Streptomyces sp. ALI-76-A:
- a CDS encoding DUF2165 domain-containing protein translates to MATTTSRGALQLTATLLTASVALYMVLVAFGNITDFGTNQQFVRHVLAMDTTFKDDDLMWRAITSEGLQDAAYVAIIVWETVAALVLVYGTWLWARRDLGGARRFSTYGLLMVMLLFGAGFIAIGGEWFAMWQSEDWNGLDAATRAFVFSGIVLLVVNLPSGAERTAA, encoded by the coding sequence ATGGCCACTACAACCTCACGCGGTGCGCTCCAGCTCACCGCCACTCTTCTCACCGCGTCCGTCGCCCTCTACATGGTGCTCGTCGCCTTCGGGAACATCACCGACTTCGGGACCAACCAGCAGTTCGTGCGGCACGTGCTGGCGATGGACACGACGTTCAAGGACGACGACCTGATGTGGAGAGCGATCACCAGCGAGGGGCTTCAGGACGCGGCGTACGTCGCCATCATCGTCTGGGAGACCGTCGCCGCCCTCGTGCTGGTCTACGGGACCTGGCTGTGGGCCCGGCGGGACCTCGGCGGTGCCCGCCGGTTCTCCACGTACGGCCTGCTGATGGTGATGCTGCTGTTCGGGGCCGGGTTCATCGCGATCGGCGGTGAGTGGTTCGCGATGTGGCAGTCCGAGGACTGGAACGGGCTGGACGCGGCGACCCGGGCGTTCGTGTTCAGCGGGATCGTGCTGCTGGTGGTCAACCTGCCGTCGGGGGCGGAGCGGACCGCCGCCTGA
- a CDS encoding bifunctional FO biosynthesis protein CofGH, whose amino-acid sequence MTTSATSGTGPTENSMRRALKRARDGVTLDVSEAAVLLQARGEALDDLAASAARVRDAGLAAAGRPGVITYSKSVFIPLTRLCRDKCHYCTFVTVPGKLRREGHGMFMSPDEVLDVARRGAALGCKEALITLGDKPEDRWPEAREWLDAHGYDDTIAYVRAISIRILEETGLLPHLNPGVLTWTDFQRLKPVAPSMGMMLETTATRLWSEPGGPHHGSPDKEPAVRLRVLEDAGRSSVPFTSGILIGIGETYEERAESLFALRKVSRAYHSVQELIIQNFRAKPDTAMRGMPDAELDELVATVAVTRHLMGPSACLQAPPNLVDSEYERLIGAGIDDWGGVSPLTIDHVNPERPWPQIEELAARSAAAGFELRERLCVYPEFVQRGEPWLDPRLRPHVRALADPETGLALADAVVQGHPWQEPEEVFEPTGRTDLHRTIDTEGRTSDRRDDFDEVYGDWGALREAAVPGMAPERIDTDVRQALATAADDPTRLTDAEALALLHADGPALDALTRIADDVRRSAVGDDVTYIVTRNINFTNVCYTGCRFCAFAQRRTDADAYTLSLDQVADRAQQAWEVGAVEVCMQGGIHPDLPGTAYFDIAKAVKARVPGMHVHAFSPMEVVNGATRTGLSIREWLTAAKEAGLDSVPGTAAEILDDEVRWILTKGKLPTATWIEVISTAHELGIRSSSTMMYGHVDQPRHWLGHLRTLAGIQQRTGAFTEFVTLPFIHTNAPVYLAGIARPGPTMRDNRAVTAMARLLLHPWIPNIQTSWVKLGTEGAAEMLRSGANDLGGTLMEETISRMAGSSYGSYKSVKDLIAVAEAAGRPAKPRTTLYGEVPEERQRAAAVSDGHLPQLLPVLD is encoded by the coding sequence ATGACGACTTCCGCGACCTCCGGAACCGGCCCCACCGAGAACTCCATGCGTCGCGCCCTCAAACGCGCCCGGGACGGCGTCACCCTGGACGTCTCCGAGGCGGCGGTGCTGCTCCAGGCTCGCGGTGAGGCCCTCGACGACCTCGCCGCGTCGGCCGCCCGGGTGCGGGACGCGGGCCTCGCGGCGGCGGGCCGCCCCGGTGTCATCACGTACTCGAAGAGCGTCTTCATCCCCCTCACCCGGCTGTGCCGGGACAAGTGCCACTACTGCACCTTCGTCACGGTCCCCGGCAAGCTGCGCCGCGAGGGCCACGGCATGTTCATGTCCCCCGACGAGGTCCTGGACGTGGCCCGCCGCGGCGCCGCCCTCGGCTGCAAGGAAGCCCTGATCACCCTCGGCGACAAGCCCGAGGACCGCTGGCCCGAGGCGCGCGAATGGCTGGACGCGCACGGCTACGACGACACCATCGCCTACGTCCGCGCCATCTCCATCCGGATCCTGGAGGAGACGGGCCTGCTGCCCCACCTCAACCCCGGCGTGCTGACCTGGACGGACTTCCAGCGCCTCAAGCCGGTCGCGCCCAGCATGGGCATGATGCTGGAGACGACCGCGACCCGGCTGTGGTCCGAGCCCGGCGGCCCGCACCACGGCTCCCCGGACAAGGAACCGGCCGTCCGGCTGCGCGTCCTGGAGGACGCCGGCCGCTCGTCCGTGCCGTTCACGTCCGGAATCCTGATCGGGATCGGCGAGACGTACGAGGAGCGCGCCGAGTCCCTGTTCGCGCTGCGGAAGGTCTCCCGGGCCTACCACAGCGTCCAGGAACTGATCATCCAGAACTTCCGCGCCAAACCGGACACCGCGATGCGCGGCATGCCGGACGCGGAACTCGACGAGCTGGTCGCGACGGTGGCCGTCACCCGCCACCTCATGGGCCCCTCCGCCTGCCTCCAGGCCCCGCCGAACCTCGTCGACAGCGAGTACGAGCGGCTCATCGGTGCCGGCATCGACGACTGGGGCGGGGTCTCCCCGCTCACCATCGACCACGTCAACCCCGAGCGCCCCTGGCCGCAGATCGAGGAGCTGGCCGCACGCTCCGCCGCCGCCGGGTTCGAGCTGCGGGAACGCCTGTGCGTGTACCCGGAGTTCGTCCAGCGCGGCGAGCCCTGGCTGGACCCGCGGCTGCGCCCGCACGTCCGCGCGCTCGCCGACCCGGAGACGGGCCTCGCCCTCGCCGACGCGGTGGTCCAGGGCCACCCGTGGCAGGAGCCGGAGGAGGTCTTCGAGCCGACCGGCCGTACGGACCTGCACCGCACCATCGACACCGAGGGCCGCACGTCCGACCGCCGCGACGACTTCGACGAGGTGTACGGCGACTGGGGCGCCCTGCGCGAGGCGGCCGTCCCCGGCATGGCACCGGAACGCATCGACACGGACGTACGGCAGGCACTGGCGACGGCGGCCGACGACCCGACGAGACTGACCGACGCCGAGGCGCTCGCCCTGCTGCACGCGGACGGTCCGGCGCTGGACGCGCTGACGCGCATCGCGGACGACGTGCGCAGGTCGGCGGTCGGCGACGACGTCACGTACATCGTCACCCGGAACATCAACTTCACCAACGTCTGCTACACGGGCTGCCGTTTCTGCGCCTTCGCGCAGCGCCGGACGGACGCCGACGCGTACACCCTCTCCCTGGACCAGGTCGCCGACCGCGCCCAACAGGCCTGGGAGGTGGGCGCGGTGGAGGTCTGCATGCAGGGCGGCATCCACCCGGACCTGCCCGGCACGGCGTACTTCGACATCGCGAAGGCGGTGAAGGCCCGCGTCCCCGGGATGCACGTGCACGCCTTCTCGCCGATGGAGGTCGTCAACGGGGCGACCAGGACGGGCCTTTCGATCCGCGAGTGGCTGACGGCCGCGAAGGAGGCGGGCCTCGACTCCGTCCCCGGCACGGCGGCCGAGATCCTCGACGACGAGGTCCGCTGGATCCTGACCAAGGGCAAACTGCCGACGGCGACCTGGATCGAGGTCATCTCGACGGCGCACGAGCTGGGCATCCGCTCCTCGTCGACGATGATGTACGGCCACGTCGACCAGCCCCGCCACTGGCTCGGCCACCTGCGCACCCTCGCCGGTATCCAGCAACGCACGGGCGCCTTCACGGAGTTCGTCACCCTCCCCTTCATCCACACCAACGCACCGGTGTACCTGGCGGGCATCGCCCGGCCCGGCCCGACGATGCGGGACAACCGGGCGGTGACGGCCATGGCGAGGCTGCTGCTGCACCCGTGGATCCCCAACATCCAGACCAGCTGGGTGAAGCTGGGGACCGAGGGCGCCGCCGAGATGCTCCGCTCCGGCGCGAACGACCTCGGCGGCACGCTGATGGAGGAGACCATCTCCCGGATGGCGGGCTCCTCCTACGGCTCGTACAAGTCGGTCAAGGACCTGATCGCGGTGGCGGAAGCGGCGGGCCGGCCGGCGAAGCCGCGCACCACGCTGTACGGGGAGGTCCCGGAGGAACGGCAGCGGGCGGCGGCCGTCTCCGACGGACACCTGCCGCAGCTGCTGCCGGTGCTGGACTGA
- a CDS encoding LLM class F420-dependent oxidoreductase: MRISVTVFLTDETIAPTRLARELELRGFAGLYLPEHTHIPVERTSPYPAGGELPPEYGRTLDPFVALGQAAAVTERLGLGTGITLVAQHDPIDLAKQIATLDHLSGGRFTLGLGFGWNAEEADDHGVQWRTRRELVRDRMALMRALWSGAPTSYTGEFGSVRASFAYPKPVQEPRGPVVGPRTLVGGAAGPKLFAHICEYADGWLPIGGRGLSESLPVLRAAWADAGRDPAALQIVPYAVHPTPGKLAHYAELGIEEVVAQLPPADESETLKALDQYAPYVSGQVSG; the protein is encoded by the coding sequence ATGCGCATCTCCGTGACGGTCTTCCTCACCGACGAGACGATCGCCCCGACCCGGCTCGCCCGCGAGCTGGAGCTTCGTGGGTTCGCCGGGCTGTATCTGCCCGAGCACACGCACATCCCCGTCGAGCGGACCAGCCCCTACCCGGCCGGCGGCGAGCTGCCGCCCGAGTACGGTCGTACGCTCGACCCCTTCGTCGCGCTCGGCCAGGCCGCCGCCGTCACCGAGCGGCTCGGGCTCGGCACCGGCATCACGCTCGTCGCCCAGCACGACCCGATCGACCTCGCCAAGCAGATCGCGACCCTCGACCACCTCTCCGGCGGGCGGTTCACCCTCGGCCTCGGCTTCGGGTGGAACGCGGAGGAGGCCGACGACCACGGCGTCCAGTGGCGCACGCGGCGCGAACTGGTGCGGGACCGGATGGCGTTGATGCGGGCCCTGTGGAGCGGGGCGCCGACCTCGTACACGGGTGAGTTCGGGAGCGTGCGAGCCAGTTTCGCGTACCCGAAGCCCGTGCAGGAGCCGCGCGGTCCGGTCGTCGGTCCGCGCACGCTCGTCGGCGGGGCAGCCGGCCCGAAGCTGTTCGCGCACATCTGCGAGTACGCCGACGGGTGGCTGCCGATCGGCGGCCGGGGCCTGTCGGAGTCGCTGCCCGTTCTGCGGGCGGCCTGGGCGGACGCCGGCCGCGACCCGGCCGCCCTCCAGATCGTCCCGTACGCCGTCCACCCGACCCCGGGCAAGCTCGCGCACTACGCCGAACTCGGCATCGAGGAGGTCGTGGCGCAGCTACCCCCGGCCGACGAGTCGGAGACGCTGAAGGCACTGGACCAGTACGCGCCCTATGTCTCCGGTCAGGTCTCCGGCTGA
- a CDS encoding LysE family translocator: MSVDLVGFLGVVLLAYAVPGPDFLVIVRAAARRPALGRAAALGAQAGLCVHMGAAVLGLSVIAAGSALAFTLIKLAGAGYLVYLGVRALLQARRGAGGRTREDGEPDAGPPEREAGGEGAQDVAVSRRASFAEGFLTNVLNPKAALFFLSVLPQFLHHDGSPTEQILLLGALDIAIGVVYWLLLVGVAAQLRSVLNRPLVRRRWEQATGWLFIGIGVGVAATE; the protein is encoded by the coding sequence ATGTCGGTCGATCTGGTGGGGTTCCTCGGGGTGGTACTGCTGGCCTACGCGGTCCCCGGCCCGGACTTCCTGGTGATCGTGCGGGCGGCCGCCCGCCGGCCCGCGCTGGGCAGGGCGGCCGCCCTGGGAGCGCAGGCGGGGCTGTGCGTGCACATGGGCGCCGCGGTCCTGGGCCTGTCGGTGATCGCCGCCGGATCGGCCCTGGCGTTCACCCTCATCAAACTCGCGGGCGCCGGCTACCTGGTGTACCTGGGGGTGCGGGCCCTGCTCCAGGCGCGGCGCGGGGCCGGCGGCCGGACCCGGGAGGACGGTGAGCCGGACGCGGGCCCGCCGGAGCGCGAGGCCGGCGGCGAGGGGGCGCAGGACGTCGCCGTCAGCCGCCGCGCGAGTTTCGCCGAGGGCTTCCTGACGAACGTCCTCAACCCCAAGGCGGCGCTGTTCTTCCTCAGCGTCCTGCCCCAGTTCCTCCACCACGACGGCTCACCCACCGAGCAGATCCTGCTCCTCGGCGCCCTCGACATCGCGATCGGCGTCGTCTACTGGCTGCTGCTCGTCGGCGTCGCCGCGCAGCTGCGGTCCGTGCTCAACCGCCCACTCGTCCGCCGCCGTTGGGAGCAGGCGACGGGCTGGCTGTTCATCGGCATCGGCGTCGGCGTCGCCGCCACCGAGTGA
- a CDS encoding nitroreductase/quinone reductase family protein, with protein MSRPAELKYRAVAAFQRRVGNPVLGRLPVQTVLETTGRTSGLPRRTPVGGRRTGDSFWLVSEFGERSQYVRNIRADPRVRVRIRGRWYAGTAHLMPEDDPVARLRTLPRLNSAGVRLLGAGLLTVRVDLDR; from the coding sequence ATGTCCCGCCCAGCCGAGCTGAAGTACCGGGCGGTCGCCGCCTTCCAGCGCCGCGTCGGCAACCCCGTCCTCGGCCGCCTGCCGGTCCAGACCGTCCTGGAGACCACCGGCCGCACCTCGGGCCTGCCCCGCCGCACCCCGGTGGGCGGCCGGCGGACCGGGGACTCCTTCTGGCTGGTCTCCGAGTTCGGCGAGCGCTCCCAGTACGTCCGCAACATCAGGGCGGACCCGCGGGTGCGGGTGCGCATCCGCGGACGGTGGTACGCCGGGACGGCCCACCTCATGCCCGAGGACGACCCCGTCGCCCGGCTGCGCACGCTGCCCCGCCTCAACAGCGCGGGCGTACGGCTGCTGGGGGCGGGCCTGCTGACGGTGCGGGTGGATCTGGACCGGTGA
- a CDS encoding aldehyde dehydrogenase family protein, which yields MTEGQRLFVGGSWVEPDGGHYEVVDPATEERAGLAPEASRDQVRAACAAAREAFGPWSRTPPEERAAILARAAGIIGGRLEPYAELARAETGATTVTARRMQVGVAAARFRRYARVEPAEWAIPPQINEAGPMGRAAVLGALAVRQPVGVVTCVTSYNNPWANAAGKVAPALAMGNTVVVKPAPQDPLSVYRMAQALEAAGVPRGVVNVVSGRSVAVGEEAVGSPDVDMVSFTGSTAVGQRIAQVCGRGMKRQLMELGGKGAALVFDDADIGSAVAGIGTTFSFYSGQICTAPTRVLAQRGVYDRLVERLAAYARRLKVGDPREPDTVVGPVISAAHRDRVESYVELGRKEGAVVVTGGDRPSVSGRGFYVAPTVLADCTDDMRVAREEIFGPVVVVIPFDDEEEGVELANDTDYGLIDYVWSADVARAFRVARRLRAGGVGVNTVGRNMEAPFGGFKKSGVGRDVGSYALHAYSEVQAIVWPG from the coding sequence GTGACCGAGGGGCAGCGGCTGTTCGTCGGGGGTTCCTGGGTCGAGCCGGACGGCGGCCACTACGAGGTGGTCGACCCGGCCACCGAGGAGAGGGCCGGTCTGGCGCCGGAGGCCTCGCGGGACCAGGTGCGCGCGGCCTGCGCCGCGGCCCGCGAGGCCTTCGGTCCCTGGTCGCGGACCCCGCCGGAGGAGCGGGCGGCGATCCTCGCCCGGGCCGCGGGGATCATCGGCGGACGTCTGGAGCCGTACGCGGAGCTGGCCCGGGCGGAGACCGGGGCGACCACGGTGACGGCCCGGCGGATGCAGGTCGGGGTGGCCGCCGCCCGGTTCCGGCGGTACGCGCGGGTGGAGCCCGCCGAGTGGGCGATCCCGCCGCAGATCAACGAGGCGGGGCCGATGGGGCGGGCGGCGGTGCTGGGGGCACTGGCCGTACGCCAGCCCGTCGGGGTGGTCACCTGCGTCACCTCGTACAACAACCCGTGGGCGAACGCGGCCGGGAAGGTCGCCCCGGCGCTGGCGATGGGCAACACGGTGGTCGTCAAGCCCGCCCCGCAGGATCCGCTGTCGGTCTACCGGATGGCGCAGGCGCTGGAGGCGGCCGGGGTGCCGCGCGGGGTGGTGAACGTCGTCTCCGGCCGGTCGGTGGCGGTCGGGGAGGAGGCCGTCGGGTCGCCGGACGTCGACATGGTGAGCTTCACCGGCTCCACGGCGGTCGGGCAGCGCATCGCGCAGGTGTGCGGGCGCGGGATGAAACGGCAGCTGATGGAGCTGGGCGGGAAGGGCGCGGCGCTCGTCTTCGACGACGCGGACATCGGCTCGGCGGTGGCCGGGATCGGGACGACGTTCTCCTTCTACAGCGGGCAGATCTGCACGGCCCCGACCCGGGTGCTGGCGCAGCGGGGGGTGTACGACCGGCTGGTCGAGCGACTCGCGGCGTACGCGCGGCGGTTGAAGGTGGGCGACCCGAGGGAGCCGGACACGGTCGTCGGCCCGGTGATCTCGGCCGCGCACCGGGACCGGGTGGAGTCGTACGTCGAACTGGGCCGCAAGGAGGGCGCGGTGGTGGTGACCGGCGGCGACCGGCCGTCCGTGTCCGGCCGGGGCTTCTATGTGGCCCCCACCGTCCTCGCGGACTGCACCGACGACATGCGGGTGGCCCGGGAGGAGATCTTCGGCCCGGTGGTCGTCGTCATCCCCTTCGACGACGAGGAGGAGGGAGTGGAACTGGCCAACGACACGGACTACGGCCTGATCGACTACGTCTGGTCGGCGGACGTGGCCCGCGCCTTCCGCGTCGCCCGGCGGCTGCGGGCCGGCGGCGTGGGCGTCAACACCGTGGGCCGCAACATGGAGGCCCCGTTCGGCGGGTTCAAGAAGAGCGGGGTGGGCCGGGACGTGGGCTCGTACGCCCTGCACGCGTACAGCGAGGTGCAGGCGATCGTGTGGCCGGGGTGA
- a CDS encoding D-aminoacylase, producing the protein MEEASDVMLDHLIKGATIVDGTGAPAYTADVGIRDGRVAAVGKITEEARTTEDAHGLVLAPGFVDPHTHYDAQLFWDPYATPSLNHGVTTVAAGNCGFTLAPLHPARPADADYTRRMMSKVEGMSLVALEEGAPWNWHSFGEYLDALEGRIAVNAGFMVGHCALRRYVMGPDAVGGQPSEEQLADLVRLLHEAMDAGAWGLSTTQSSTHSDGDGKPVASRHARPAELLALSKAVGEHEGTQIEAIVAGCLDQFSDAEIDLLAEMSATAGRPLNWNVLTIDASVPERVPRQLLASEQARKAGGRVVALTMPILTPMNMSLGTFCALNLIPGWGPVLGLPVPERIDRLRDPAVRAQLLEHAGSREAGVFRRLANFGRYVIGDTYSEANRGLSGRVVRDIAAERGQDPFHCLVEICAADELRTVLWPMPTDNDPASWALRAQTWQHEDVLLGGSDAGAHLDRMCGAPYTTRFLGDCLRGRKLVGLEQAVKMLTDDPARLFGLRERGRVQEGFHADLVLFDPERIAAGTATLVHDLPGDSPRLDARAIGIRAVWVNGVEAIRDDVVSGAVPGRVLRSGRDTRTVATR; encoded by the coding sequence TTGGAGGAGGCAAGCGACGTCATGCTCGACCACCTGATCAAGGGCGCGACCATCGTCGATGGCACGGGCGCCCCGGCGTACACCGCCGACGTCGGCATCCGGGACGGTCGTGTCGCGGCCGTCGGGAAGATCACCGAAGAAGCCCGGACCACCGAGGACGCGCACGGCCTCGTCCTCGCCCCCGGTTTCGTCGACCCGCACACCCACTACGACGCCCAGCTGTTCTGGGACCCGTACGCGACCCCGTCCCTCAACCACGGGGTGACCACGGTCGCCGCGGGCAACTGCGGGTTCACCCTGGCCCCGCTGCACCCGGCGCGCCCGGCGGACGCCGACTACACGCGCCGCATGATGTCCAAGGTCGAGGGCATGTCCCTGGTGGCGCTGGAGGAGGGGGCGCCCTGGAACTGGCACTCGTTCGGGGAGTACCTGGACGCGCTGGAGGGGCGGATCGCCGTCAACGCGGGCTTCATGGTGGGGCACTGCGCGCTGCGGCGGTACGTCATGGGGCCGGACGCGGTCGGCGGGCAGCCGAGCGAGGAGCAGCTCGCGGACCTCGTCCGGCTGCTGCACGAGGCCATGGACGCCGGCGCCTGGGGCCTGTCCACCACCCAGTCGTCCACCCACTCCGACGGCGACGGGAAACCGGTCGCCTCCCGGCACGCGCGGCCGGCCGAGCTGCTGGCGCTGTCCAAGGCGGTCGGTGAGCACGAGGGCACCCAGATCGAGGCGATCGTCGCGGGCTGTCTCGACCAGTTCAGCGACGCGGAGATCGACCTGCTCGCGGAGATGAGCGCGACGGCCGGACGGCCCCTGAACTGGAACGTCCTCACCATCGACGCCTCCGTCCCGGAGCGGGTGCCCCGCCAGTTGCTGGCGAGCGAGCAGGCGCGCAAGGCGGGCGGCCGGGTCGTCGCCCTCACCATGCCGATCCTGACGCCGATGAACATGTCGCTGGGCACGTTCTGCGCCCTGAACCTCATCCCGGGCTGGGGACCGGTGCTCGGCCTGCCCGTCCCGGAGCGGATCGACAGGCTGCGCGACCCGGCCGTCCGGGCCCAGCTGCTGGAGCACGCCGGGTCCAGGGAGGCGGGCGTCTTCCGGCGGCTGGCGAACTTCGGGCGGTACGTCATCGGCGACACGTACAGCGAGGCGAACCGGGGGCTGAGCGGCCGGGTCGTGCGGGACATCGCGGCCGAACGCGGCCAGGACCCGTTCCACTGCCTGGTCGAGATCTGCGCCGCCGACGAGCTGCGGACGGTCCTGTGGCCCATGCCGACCGACAACGACCCGGCGTCCTGGGCGCTGCGCGCGCAGACCTGGCAGCACGAGGACGTCCTGCTCGGCGGCTCGGACGCCGGCGCCCACCTGGACCGGATGTGCGGAGCCCCGTACACGACCCGCTTCCTCGGGGACTGTCTGCGCGGGCGGAAGCTGGTGGGCCTGGAGCAGGCGGTGAAGATGCTGACGGACGATCCGGCGCGGCTCTTCGGTCTCAGGGAGCGGGGCCGGGTACAGGAGGGCTTCCATGCCGACCTCGTCCTCTTCGACCCGGAACGGATCGCCGCGGGCACGGCCACGCTGGTGCACGACCTGCCGGGTGACAGTCCGCGGCTGGACGCCAGGGCCATCGGGATCCGGGCCGTGTGGGTCAACGGGGTCGAGGCGATCCGCGACGACGTGGTGAGCGGGGCGGTGCCGGGGAGGGTGTTGCGGTCGGGGCGGGACACCCGGACGGTGGCGACCAGGTGA
- a CDS encoding LLM class flavin-dependent oxidoreductase: protein MEFGLFVQGYVGKRAETDPLAEHKALMEETEYVIQADRSGFKYAWASEHHFLEEYSHLSANDVFLGYLAHATERIHLGSGIFNPLAQVNHPVKVAEKVAMLDHLTGNRFEFGSGRGAGSHEILGFLPGITDMNHTKEIWEETIAEFPRMWLQDEYEGFQGKHWQLPPRKVLPKPYGKAHPAMWYAAGSPPSYAMAARKGLGVLGFSVQKVSDMEWVLEQYKTAVVDAEPVGAFVNDNVMVTTTAICAPTHEEAVRIAVNGGLHYLPSLVFRYHDTFPRPEGFPVWPETLPPYTAEFVELLIEEELLICGDPDEVLTQCKRWEQAGADQLSFGLPVGVPKEETLQTIRLIGEHVIPKIDTDPVHRTSRFRAAG from the coding sequence GTGGAATTCGGGCTCTTTGTACAGGGATACGTGGGCAAGCGCGCCGAGACCGACCCGCTGGCCGAGCACAAGGCGCTGATGGAGGAGACCGAGTACGTCATCCAGGCGGACCGGTCCGGCTTCAAGTACGCCTGGGCGTCCGAGCACCACTTCCTGGAGGAGTACTCGCACCTCTCCGCCAACGACGTCTTCCTCGGCTACCTCGCGCACGCCACCGAGCGGATCCACCTCGGCTCGGGCATCTTCAACCCGCTCGCCCAGGTCAACCACCCGGTGAAGGTCGCCGAGAAGGTCGCCATGCTCGACCATCTCACCGGCAACCGCTTCGAGTTCGGCAGCGGGCGGGGCGCCGGCTCGCACGAGATCCTCGGCTTCCTCCCCGGCATCACCGACATGAACCACACCAAGGAGATCTGGGAGGAGACCATCGCCGAGTTCCCCAGGATGTGGCTCCAGGACGAGTACGAGGGCTTCCAGGGCAAGCACTGGCAGCTCCCGCCGCGCAAGGTCCTCCCCAAGCCGTACGGGAAGGCCCACCCCGCGATGTGGTACGCCGCCGGGTCGCCGCCCTCGTACGCCATGGCCGCCCGCAAGGGGCTCGGGGTGCTCGGCTTCAGCGTGCAGAAGGTCTCCGACATGGAGTGGGTGCTGGAGCAGTACAAGACGGCGGTCGTGGACGCCGAGCCGGTCGGCGCCTTCGTCAACGACAACGTGATGGTGACGACCACGGCGATCTGCGCGCCGACGCACGAGGAGGCGGTACGGATCGCGGTGAACGGCGGGCTGCACTATCTGCCGTCGCTGGTGTTCCGGTACCACGACACGTTCCCCCGCCCCGAGGGGTTCCCGGTGTGGCCGGAGACCCTGCCCCCGTACACGGCGGAGTTCGTCGAGCTGCTCATCGAGGAGGAGCTGTTGATCTGCGGGGACCCGGACGAGGTGCTCACGCAGTGCAAGCGGTGGGAGCAGGCGGGGGCGGACCAGCTGAGCTTCGGGCTGCCGGTGGGGGTGCCGAAGGAGGAGACGTTGCAGACGATCCGGCTGATCGGGGAGCACGTGATTCCGAAGATCGACACGGATCCCGTGCATCGGACCTCCCGGTTCCGGGCCGCCGGGTAA
- a CDS encoding SDR family NAD(P)-dependent oxidoreductase has protein sequence MGKLDGRVVLVTGAARGQGEQEARLFREEGAEVVVADVLDGRGQDLAKEIGALYVRLDVGREDDWRTALRAVTDAYGRVDGLVNNAGILRFNTLVDTPLAEFMRIVQVNQVGVFLGIKTAGPLIAAAGGGTIVNTASYTGMTGMAYVGAYAATKHAIIGLTRVAALELAGRGVRVNAVCPGAIDTAMSNPGGADEGATDALYRKLVPLGRIGRPEEVARLALFLSCEDSSYITGQPFVIDGGWLAGVTIS, from the coding sequence ATGGGCAAGCTCGACGGACGTGTCGTCCTCGTCACCGGCGCGGCACGCGGACAGGGGGAGCAGGAGGCCCGGCTGTTCCGGGAGGAGGGTGCCGAGGTCGTCGTGGCGGACGTGCTGGACGGCCGGGGGCAGGACCTCGCCAAGGAGATCGGCGCGCTGTACGTGCGTCTCGACGTCGGCCGGGAGGACGACTGGCGGACCGCGCTGCGGGCGGTCACCGACGCGTACGGCCGCGTCGACGGACTCGTCAACAACGCCGGCATCCTGCGCTTCAACACCCTCGTCGACACGCCCCTCGCCGAGTTCATGCGGATCGTGCAGGTCAACCAGGTCGGGGTCTTCCTCGGCATCAAGACGGCCGGGCCCCTGATCGCCGCGGCCGGCGGCGGCACCATCGTCAACACCGCCTCCTACACGGGGATGACCGGCATGGCGTACGTGGGGGCGTACGCGGCCACCAAGCACGCGATCATCGGGCTCACCCGGGTGGCCGCGCTGGAGCTGGCGGGCCGGGGGGTGCGGGTGAACGCCGTGTGCCCGGGGGCCATCGACACCGCGATGAGCAATCCGGGCGGCGCCGACGAGGGGGCCACGGACGCGCTGTACCGCAAGCTCGTGCCGCTCGGCCGGATCGGCCGGCCGGAGGAGGTCGCCCGCCTCGCCCTCTTCCTCAGCTGCGAGGACTCCTCCTACATCACCGGGCAGCCGTTCGTGATCGACGGGGGGTGGCTGGCGGGCGTGACCATCAGCTGA